From Pieris rapae chromosome 15, ilPieRapa1.1, whole genome shotgun sequence:
GTAAGTATTACTCAAAGACTGTTTACGTGTCTGTTCATTTTGAGGAGTAGAAATTGTGGAAGCCCCTACATTGGAAGAAGAAAGTAAAGCATCAGCATAAGACACTTTAGAAATCGGTGCATGAATTTTTGATGCTTCAGCATAAGAAATACAGCTCTTGGCCATAGTTTCTTTGATGGCTTTTTGGCGATTAAactctaaacattttttgctTGTGGCAAAATGGGAACCTTGACATAAGCAGCAGTATGCATCATCCTCTAGGATAGAGCACTGATCAGCCGTGTGGTCTTGACCACACTTGAAACATTTTGGTTTTGATCTACAAATTGCTTTCACGTGACCAAATCTGCAACAATTGTAACATTGTATGGTGGggaaaatgtaaatatcaaCTGGGAGAGCAGTgtagcaaataaaaattcgcTTAGGAAGTACTTGTCCATCAAACGTAAGAACCACAGTCTCAGTAGGCTTAAATTCACTGCCATTACTTGCAGTGATACGCCGTCTCATTCttctaacttttaaaattggacCGCATCCAAcaggtaaattaatattctccTTAACTTCTTCATCTGACCACTCAGCAGGTATGCCTCTTACAACACCCATACGGGTCACAGTAAATGTTGGGATAAAAACCTTATACTCGACTGATTGTAAAGCAGAACTATTTAAGAATGAATTTGCGTCttggtaattattaaaagaaagagACAGTCTATTACGGCCAATTCGTTTTAAACTTCCGttaactatattatgtatagagtttctttttaaaaaacgaCCAAAAGCAATAGGATGGACTGTTACATTGTCATTAGGAGTTTGCTGTATCCTTTGCACATGTACAACATATGGTGCTGCATCACTCGCCTGATATGTTAAACGAGCTACAGATTctggttttttattaaacgaatTTAGCTGTGACTCCGTGAACAACGGAGCAGTACTAATTTGGGTATTGGTATTGGATAAAGGAATGCAAtaacattcattttgtttaatttcctTGCCCTCATGTTTcttattacgtttttttttatgacaatgcgagcaatgtttatttacattggcTCTCCGTTTTCTAGCACCACTGCTAGATTTTACTGATCCGTCTGTTTCCATGCCAGACTCATCATTAGAAATAGTTACAACATATCCAACCCCAGGGACTTCTCCGCCCCCAGGGTCATCAGGCGGCTCCATAAGGagcaaaagtatataaaaaaagaaaacttaccaataaattatgaattaattacactattaactaaaactaagaaatcacaaatatatatacataaactacACTAAACTACTAATCCTAAtccaacaaacaaaataaaattttagttaatcgAAAAACGCGCGCGTTCACGTTCGTGTTTCCCGCCCTTTTTTTCTCAAGAGATAAATGTTGTTAGTACATCAACATTACTTCATTAATATCCGGTATACGAACTTTAATCTTCGAAACAAGGTATttcacttaattttaatttaactaagtaatcaGCTACTGCGTAAAGCGGTTCATTTCTCTTGTTAAATGTTAAACCCTTTAATCCAGCTGTATTAGATACTTTATCATAAAcgtatttgtatttgttatacACGTACACTCCTTTACTTGTGCAAATGTACGCCCTATGATATATGTCAGTGGTTAAGTAATCAACTGTGTACATTTCATGTGAGTTTATAGCTCTTGTTCCTAATTTAACTCTAAATAACTTCTTAtcaattgtgaaaaatatgttGTCGTCGTTATCTATAACGAATTTATCAACTTTAACTCCACGCAGTTCTCTTACTAAAGTGGCATATCCATCTTCGAACTTGTATGCTTCTTTATTCCTATTTGTAAAGTATAACGCGTCTCTATAATAGAGACTTCTTATATCATCTTGTATTGGAAGCCTTTCTACTAACTtttgatcatttattttaaaaagtccaTCTGCACCACCAACGTATACTTTACCGTAGAATTGATCTATTGTAACAGCAGTTGCATTACGAATACCATGTACGACGTCTGCTTTCTTTGTAACGATATCCAGATAGCCCAAGACTTTTGAAGGTTCTTCAGATAAACTTTCGTATGTGAAATACACATTATTGTCATTTCTGTTTAAAGCAAGGTCATGTAGGTGGTTTATACCATCTTTGATTATATCAaggttgaaatatttttggtcGAAATCAATTCCACGACATCTCTTGTCAGCGAAGGCAGAAGTAATTAACGAAATTATTAGGAAGGCCTTCATTGCTCTGGAAAATTTTTGAGAAACTATTAGACAATAATAAACTGATAAACAGATAAAAGTATGTATTCGTAAAATAGTgtacaatacaataacaatagATAATGGTGTTTGGTCGtgcataaaaatttataatactcCTAACTGCTCTATGTGGTCACatgagtatatataatttcattcaCGTTCGTAGTAATCATACtacttatatttcataatcatgATTTTACAAGATCCcgcttatataataatactaaattacAAGATACCAAATAAACTTTCTATCTTCTATCTCAAAGAATATAGGGTAATAAAGTTCTCAGATAAAgtgttagtttttatttaagaaatttaagtaacataattactctttaatatatgaaagtaatacaaaattattactttactaGCAAGGGTTTGggtaatttaaacatttctttatatttctatttaaaaataaattataactaactaaaataaaataaaacaaaacatttttatgttattaatcaattttaaataatttcgaaCTAACCTTGATTCCCAAGGCAAAGTGCAACGAACGAACTAACGAACGATATTTGCGCACAACAGATACTACGTAACTGACAGTAACTTAAGTATGTTCATGTAATACGTTTCTGAGACATATAATTGAATGCCTATTTGACCTTTTGGCACTCAAATCTCCGGTCGAGTttacagattattttaaatataattttcggAAAGTAGTATCAGACGAACATTACaagtacaatattaattatggttTATCGAACTCGGCGTAAGGAGGACACAGTAGTTTAGATTAAAAGCACAGATATCTAACTAATTAGTATATTAGGAAAGCCattgaaataacttttttctaAAACTATTCTTGTACTATCATATTACTACACTAAGTTTGATTTATAGACGAGCCAACTTCATAAACGAGCTTTAATTGATTTGTTGTAGTCAAAAGCTGTACAGATAGTGAAAAGGCTTTGGAGCTAAATGGAAATCTTCTCACACACAGCAAGACATTGACTTAGGCAACATTAAAGAAGGCATCAACAATAGGCAatagcaaatataaaaaaaatcagactCTACGAAATATTTGGCAAAATATCTGCTAATCAGATGGCAACactgtacaaaaaaaaatgttgacaCTACAACTACTGTACTTGGTCTGTGTattgaatattgtattgtacagTGTACTTTATAGTCAATTGTAGTGTTTGAAATTGATTACAGCTGTTGTGTGATCAACTGATTAGggcaaacaataataaaagtttaaatattgtataaactaTGATAGAAAAACTAAAgtatatatgataattatttttaatagtttagaaGATAACTATTGTGTTAGTTTTGTGTTGCTAATATCTGTATTCCGTAGTATCAATACTACTCTAGGGTAAAGTACTTGCGAAAAGCCGCAGGAAGTATGtaagtaaacatatttttagtcTCGGTATTTACTAGTCTgccttattaaatatttgttacattttcTTGACATATCCACTGCAACTAACTTTGCCTCTATCATGTTATAATGAACAATAATGCTGTTAAGCAGAGTCAATGATCTAATACTATTAATCTAATGAGTTGATAAatccttaattttttaaaataggaaattacttttattgagtttaagttaaacattatttaaggAACTTATTACCCATAATATAATCAACATCATTTCTGCTATAAGACTATACATGGTATAATGACAGAAAATATGATGAAGTTGATTCACCCATATTATGGTTTGGtagtttatttcttatatatatactaagcttaattttcgtaatttaaaataatataaaggtgTACTCATACCATGTGATATCTTATCTAAACTTTCCcctcatgtttgttttttaattagtttaaattatttatcaaaacaaatgtTGGCTAAGGTACTGCTATTTTAGTTCTACTACTAAAATAGCAGCGCCTCAGCAAacattactactactactttacttttacttacttttttgTACACTAACTAGGTATTACAATAAAGTATGaatatctttaaaacatttagaaaCTATTACTACTACACTAAGATATTTAGAGATATTCACATAATACtgacatacatattttgataataatagcacaaaataaaatctagataagatataatttttatctaaatgtataatttttcatgAAACTTACTTGagtaaatttagttaataagTAAAAGATACTGTTATCTACACCTCAAATATGAAAACatctactttttattaatggaAACTCTAACAAAGTATAGTAATTTATCACAAACAGGCCATTGTTTTATGAAGTCTATAAAAGGACACTGGGCCAACTaccaaagttaaattatttcttaggAATATTTCAATGGCtatccattgtttaagatGGGCCTGTGTATAatccatttatatattttgcctGTTATCTGGGTTCTCAATACTTCTGGTATTTTGAACTGAGTCCAATCATAAAATTGAT
This genomic window contains:
- the LOC110994929 gene encoding ommochrome-binding protein, producing MKAFLIISLITSAFADKRCRGIDFDQKYFNLDIIKDGINHLHDLALNRNDNNVYFTYESLSEEPSKVLGYLDIVTKKADVVHGIRNATAVTIDQFYGKVYVGGADGLFKINDQKLVERLPIQDDIRSLYYRDALYFTNRNKEAYKFEDGYATLVRELRGVKVDKFVIDNDDNIFFTIDKKLFRVKLGTRAINSHEMYTVDYLTTDIYHRAYICTSKGVYVYNKYKYVYDKVSNTAGLKGLTFNKRNEPLYAVADYLVKLKLSEIPCFED